In one Xyrauchen texanus isolate HMW12.3.18 chromosome 18, RBS_HiC_50CHRs, whole genome shotgun sequence genomic region, the following are encoded:
- the ndufb3 gene encoding NADH dehydrogenase [ubiquinone] 1 beta subcomplex subunit 3, with the protein MGGDHGHGHGKLSMPDYKVWKWEGTPLEVTQQRLARRGLRDPWARNEAWRYTGSFGIPVTFRDILLRGFKTGFAAFAVALAVEYAFFPPKKSEH; encoded by the exons ATGGGTGGAGATCATGGCCATGGGCACGGCAAATTGTCCATGCCAGACTACAAAGTGTGGAAATGGGAAGGAACACCGCTGGAAGTGACCCAGCAGAGGCTTGCTCGAAGAGGACTCAGGGACCCCTGGGCTCG GAATGAGGCATGGAGATATACTGGCAGCTTTGGCATCCCTGTTACCTTCCGAGATATTCTCCTCCGTGGATTTAAGACTGGATTCGCAGCATTTGCGGTGGCGCTGGCAGTCGAGTATGCTTTCTTCCCACCTAAGAAGTCGGAGCACTAA